One window of the Falco biarmicus isolate bFalBia1 chromosome 2, bFalBia1.pri, whole genome shotgun sequence genome contains the following:
- the APBB1 gene encoding amyloid beta precursor protein binding family B member 1 isoform X4, with amino-acid sequence MCSADFFVAIVLLDPRPDSFWTRNSFETDSDLPAGWMRVQDTSGTYYWHIPTGTTQWEPPSGLARGSAPGSPGITPSEEPPLAWTGFAPAERFGEGDFWKDPAADEADDEPGVQDTEPPSPGLASPGTGAALAEEDKLGSKRFAVRSLGWVEMSEDELAPGRSSIAVNNCIRQLSLHQRGPPGSWGEGRAMLLLLESQTLKLVDPQDQSLLHAQPVASIRVWGVGRDSGRDFAYVARDQLTQMLKCHVFRCESPAKNIATSLHEVCSQIMVERRSARALANGLSMDPSRLVEIPFQVEFPAPKSEVVQKFPVCYLGCVPVAKPVGMDVINAALEAALATSSKEHWTPIVVNVAPATLTIIHEQTEAVLCECRVRFLSFMGVGRDVRSFAFIMASAPGAFRCHMVWCEPNAAGLSEALQAACMLRYQKCLDARPQASSSCLPAPPADSVARRVGSSVRRGMQTLLGSLKPKRLGAQTP; translated from the exons ATGTGCAGCGCGGATTTCTTCGTGGCCATCGTCCTGCTGGACCCGCGCCCAG ACTCCTTCTGGACCCGCAACTCCTTCGAAACGGACTCGGACCTGCCTGCGGGATGGATGCGGGTGCAGGACACCTCGGGCACCTATTACTGGCACATCCCCACCGGCACCACGCAGTGGGAGCCCCCCTCGGGGCTGGCCCGTGGCTCGGCCCCTGGCTCCCCGGGCATCACCCCCTCCGAGGAGCCACCG CTCGCCTGGACGGGCTTCGCCCCGGCTGAGCGCTTCGGAGAGGGGGATTTCTGGaag gaCCCTGCGGCGGACGAGGCAGATGATGAGCCTGGAGTGCAGGACACGGAGCCGCCGTCGCCGGGCCTGGCCTCGCCGGGCACTGG CGCGGCGCTGGCCGAGGAGGACAAGCTGGGCTCCAAG CGCTTTGCTGTGCGCTCACTGGGCTGGGTGGAGATGAGCGAGGACGAGCTGGCACCGGGCCGGAGCAGCATCGCTGTCAACAACTGCATCCGCCAGCTCTCCCTGCACCAGCGCGGCCCCCCTGGCTCCTGGGGGGAG GGCCGGgcgatgctgctgctgctggagagccaGACGCTGAAGCTGGTGGACCCGCAGGATCAATCCCTGCTGCACGCGCAGCCCGTGGCCAGCATCCGCGTCTGGGGTGTGGGGCGTGACAGTGGCAG GGACTTCGCCTACGTGGCCCGGGACCAGCTGACACAGATGCTGAAGTGCCATGTCTTTCGCTGTGAGAGCCCTGCCAAGAACATCGCCACCAGCCTGCATGAGGTCTGCTCCCAG ATCATGGTGGAGCGGCGAAGTGCCCGGGCCCTGGCTAATGGCCTCTCCATGGACCCCTCCAGGCTGGTGGAGATCCCCTTCCAGG TGGAGTTCCCGGCGCCCAAGAGCGAGGTGGTGCAGAAGTTCCCGGTGTGCTACCTGGGCTGCGTGCCCGTTGCCAAGCCTGTGG GCATGGACGTCATCAATGCAGCACTAGAGGCAGCACTAGCCACCAGCAGCAAGGAGCACTGGACCCCCATTGTGGTCAATGTGGCACCTGCCACGCTCACCATCATCCACGAGCAG ACGGAGGCGGTGCTGTGCGAGTGCCGCGTGCGGTTCCTGTCCTTCATGGGGGTGGGCCGGGATGTGCGCTCCTTCGCCTTCATCATGGCCAGCGCCCCGGGTGCCTTCCGCTGCCACATGGTCTGGTGTGAGCCCAACGCCGCTGGGCTGAGTGAGGCACTGCAGGCCGCCTGCATG CTGCGCTACCAGAAGTGCCTGGATGCCCGGCCCCAggcctccagctcctgcctgcccgcGCCGCCGGCTGACTCGGTGGCACGCCGGGTGGGCTCCTCCGTCCGCCGGGGCATGCAGACCCTCCTGGGCAGCCTGAAGCCCAAGCGCCTCGGGGCCCAGACGCCATGA
- the HPX gene encoding LOW QUALITY PROTEIN: hemopexin (The sequence of the model RefSeq protein was modified relative to this genomic sequence to represent the inferred CDS: deleted 2 bases in 2 codons), whose amino-acid sequence MRVSTAALCLAWALALACAHPLPHGKSEAAGGGHPHEAEPPNNDTDLAQLCVDEGSFDAATLNENGTMLFFRGEGVWEISRGAHRPHIRPLAASWPELGGPVDAALRLHRRQHPQEHQNLYLFQGEQVWAYAGGQLRPGFPRRVADEFPGVPGGLDAAVECHPEECGGESILFFKGDTVYAFDLELRVTKPRTWPGLGPCTAALRWLERYYCLRGTRFQRFDPRTGEVPPGYPRDLRDYFIPCPGRGHGNASWGDAGHGCSKMPFQALLSDDTGRIYAFRGGLSFRLDSWQDGHHAWPLGQTWPGLEGEVDAAFAWDGRTYLIQGSQVSIFLSEQGHRRVLGYPRALQEELGVPSADAAFTCPGSAHLYLITGDHIRLVDLTQTPRHVGEPTPLPHDHVDGAMCTNDGVFLFDGTGYYWYPSVAQLLGAQQPAPLRSITTDFFRCPQ is encoded by the exons ATGAGGGTCTCCACTGCCGCCCTCTGCCTGGCCTGGGCCCTGGCCCTGGCATGCGCCCACCCTTT GCCCCACGGCAAATcagaggcagctggaggagggcaCCCCCATGAGGCTGAGCCCCCCAACAATGACACTG ACCTGGCCCAGCTCTGCGTGGATGAGGGCAGCTTCGACGCCGCCACACTCAATGAGAATGGCACCATGCTCTTCTTCagag gcGAGGGAGTCTGGGAGATCTCTCGGGGGGCGCACCGACCCCACATCCGACCCCTGGCTGCATCCTGGCCTGAGCTGGGGGGCCCCGTGGACGCGGCGCTGCGCCTGCACCGCCGGCAGCACCCCCAGGAGCACCAGAACCTCTACCTCTTCCAG GGCGAGCAGGTCTGGGCCTACGCTGGGGGGCAGCTGCGTCCTGGCTTCCCCCGGCGTGTGGCAGATGAATTCccgggggtccctggggggctGGACGCCGCCGTCGAGTGCCACCCTGAGGAGTGC GGGGGCGAGAGCATCCTCTTCTTCAAGG GGGACACGGTGTACGCCTTTGACCTGGAGCTGCGGGTGACGAAGCCACGCACATGGCCGGGGCTGGgcccctgcactgctgccctGCGCTGGCTGGAGCGGTACTACTGCCTGCGCGGGACCCGCTTCCAGCGCTTCGACCCCCGCACAGGCGAAGTGCCCCCAGGATACCCCCGCGACCTCCGCGACTACTTCATACCCTGCCCAGGGCGAG GGCACGGGAATGCCTCGTGG GGGGACGCCGGCCATGGCTGCAGCAAGATGCCCTTCCAGGCCCTCCTCTCCGATGACACCGGCCGCATCTATGCCTTCCGCG GGGGTCTGTCATTCCGCCTGGACTCGTGGCAGGATGGGCACCATGCCTGGCCCCTGGGACAGACGtggccagggctggagggggaggTGGATGCTGCCTTCGCCTGGGACGGACGCACCTACCTGATACAG GGCTCCCAGGTCTCCATCTTCCTTTCGGAGCAGGGCCACCGGCGGGTGCTGGGGTACCCACGGGcgctgcaggaggagctgggggtcCCCAGTGCCGACGCTGCCTtcacctgccctggctctgcGCACCTCTACCTCATCACAG GGGACCACATTCGGCTGGTGGACCTGACGCAGACACCACGGCACGTGGGCGAACCGACACCACTGCCCCACGACCACGTGGATGGTGCCATGTGCACCAACGATGGTGTCTTCCTGTTCGATGGCACTGGCTACTACTGGTACCCCAGCGTGGCCCAGCTGCTAGGGGCACAACAGCCTGCCCCCCTCCGGAGCATCACCACCGACTTCTTCCGCTGCCCACAGTGA
- the APBB1 gene encoding amyloid beta precursor protein binding family B member 1 isoform X2 gives MAAPSCRAGGGPPGPAGEEPANAKWVKDGQNQLRRAAERDQNRNELAPPPEELEVSARNARNAGNNAGGGALPLLIDLRGAEEEEEEDEEEEEGDGDSTPVQSDPMTAESEQSGERAPREHGRSASLLFGVRSGTASDEDSSWATLSQGSPTGSSPDDADSFWTRNSFETDSDLPAGWMRVQDTSGTYYWHIPTGTTQWEPPSGLARGSAPGSPGITPSEEPPLAWTGFAPAERFGEGDFWKDPAADEADDEPGVQDTEPPSPGLASPGTGAALAEEDKLGSKRFAVRSLGWVEMSEDELAPGRSSIAVNNCIRQLSLHQRGPPGSWGEGRAMLLLLESQTLKLVDPQDQSLLHAQPVASIRVWGVGRDSGRDFAYVARDQLTQMLKCHVFRCESPAKNIATSLHEVCSQAGGDPLPGGVPGAQERGGAEVPGVLPGLRARCQACGHGRHQCSTRGSTSHQQQGALDPHCGQCGTCHAHHHPRADGGGAVRVPRAVPVLHGGGPGCALLRLHHGQRPGCLPLPHGLV, from the exons ATGGCAGCACCGAGctgcagggcggggggggggccgcCAGGCCCGGCCGGCGAGGAGCCGGCCAACGCCAAGTGGGTGAAGGACGGGCAGAACCAGCTGCGCCGGGCAGCTGAGCGGGACCAGAACCGCAACGAGCTGGCCCCCCCCCCCGAGGAGCTGGAAGTCTCGGCCCGCAACGCCCGCAACGCCGGCAACAACGCCGGtgggggggccctgcccctgctcaTCGACCTGCGAGGtgccgaggaggaggaggaggaggacgaagaggaggaggaaggcgaCGGGGACTCCACGCCGGTGCAGAGTGACCCCATGACGGCCGAGTCGGAGCAGAGTGGGGAGCGGGCGCCCCGCGAGCATGGCCGCAGCGCCAGCCTGCTCTTCGGGGTGCGCAGCGGCACTGCCAGCGATGAGGACTCCAGCTGGGCCACGctcagccagggcagccccaccGGCAGCTCCCCCGACGATGCAG ACTCCTTCTGGACCCGCAACTCCTTCGAAACGGACTCGGACCTGCCTGCGGGATGGATGCGGGTGCAGGACACCTCGGGCACCTATTACTGGCACATCCCCACCGGCACCACGCAGTGGGAGCCCCCCTCGGGGCTGGCCCGTGGCTCGGCCCCTGGCTCCCCGGGCATCACCCCCTCCGAGGAGCCACCG CTCGCCTGGACGGGCTTCGCCCCGGCTGAGCGCTTCGGAGAGGGGGATTTCTGGaag gaCCCTGCGGCGGACGAGGCAGATGATGAGCCTGGAGTGCAGGACACGGAGCCGCCGTCGCCGGGCCTGGCCTCGCCGGGCACTGG CGCGGCGCTGGCCGAGGAGGACAAGCTGGGCTCCAAG CGCTTTGCTGTGCGCTCACTGGGCTGGGTGGAGATGAGCGAGGACGAGCTGGCACCGGGCCGGAGCAGCATCGCTGTCAACAACTGCATCCGCCAGCTCTCCCTGCACCAGCGCGGCCCCCCTGGCTCCTGGGGGGAG GGCCGGgcgatgctgctgctgctggagagccaGACGCTGAAGCTGGTGGACCCGCAGGATCAATCCCTGCTGCACGCGCAGCCCGTGGCCAGCATCCGCGTCTGGGGTGTGGGGCGTGACAGTGGCAG GGACTTCGCCTACGTGGCCCGGGACCAGCTGACACAGATGCTGAAGTGCCATGTCTTTCGCTGTGAGAGCCCTGCCAAGAACATCGCCACCAGCCTGCATGAGGTCTGCTCCCAG GCTGGTGGAGATCCCCTTCCAGG TGGAGTTCCCGGCGCCCAAGAGCGAGGTGGTGCAGAAGTTCCCGGTGTGCTACCTGGGCTGCGTGCCCGTTGCCAAGCCTGTGG GCATGGACGTCATCAATGCAGCACTAGAGGCAGCACTAGCCACCAGCAGCAAGGAGCACTGGACCCCCATTGTGGTCAATGTGGCACCTGCCACGCTCACCATCATCCACGAGCAG ACGGAGGCGGTGCTGTGCGAGTGCCGCGTGCGGTTCCTGTCCTTCATGGGGGTGGGCCGGGATGTGCGCTCCTTCGCCTTCATCATGGCCAGCGCCCCGGGTGCCTTCCGCTGCCACATGGTCTGGTGTGA
- the APBB1 gene encoding amyloid beta precursor protein binding family B member 1 isoform X1: protein MAAPSCRAGGGPPGPAGEEPANAKWVKDGQNQLRRAAERDQNRNELAPPPEELEVSARNARNAGNNAGGGALPLLIDLRGAEEEEEEDEEEEEGDGDSTPVQSDPMTAESEQSGERAPREHGRSASLLFGVRSGTASDEDSSWATLSQGSPTGSSPDDADSFWTRNSFETDSDLPAGWMRVQDTSGTYYWHIPTGTTQWEPPSGLARGSAPGSPGITPSEEPPLAWTGFAPAERFGEGDFWKDPAADEADDEPGVQDTEPPSPGLASPGTGAALAEEDKLGSKRFAVRSLGWVEMSEDELAPGRSSIAVNNCIRQLSLHQRGPPGSWGEGRAMLLLLESQTLKLVDPQDQSLLHAQPVASIRVWGVGRDSGRDFAYVARDQLTQMLKCHVFRCESPAKNIATSLHEVCSQIMVERRSARALANGLSMDPSRLVEIPFQVEFPAPKSEVVQKFPVCYLGCVPVAKPVGMDVINAALEAALATSSKEHWTPIVVNVAPATLTIIHEQTEAVLCECRVRFLSFMGVGRDVRSFAFIMASAPGAFRCHMVWCEPNAAGLSEALQAACMLRYQKCLDARPQASSSCLPAPPADSVARRVGSSVRRGMQTLLGSLKPKRLGAQTP, encoded by the exons ATGGCAGCACCGAGctgcagggcggggggggggccgcCAGGCCCGGCCGGCGAGGAGCCGGCCAACGCCAAGTGGGTGAAGGACGGGCAGAACCAGCTGCGCCGGGCAGCTGAGCGGGACCAGAACCGCAACGAGCTGGCCCCCCCCCCCGAGGAGCTGGAAGTCTCGGCCCGCAACGCCCGCAACGCCGGCAACAACGCCGGtgggggggccctgcccctgctcaTCGACCTGCGAGGtgccgaggaggaggaggaggaggacgaagaggaggaggaaggcgaCGGGGACTCCACGCCGGTGCAGAGTGACCCCATGACGGCCGAGTCGGAGCAGAGTGGGGAGCGGGCGCCCCGCGAGCATGGCCGCAGCGCCAGCCTGCTCTTCGGGGTGCGCAGCGGCACTGCCAGCGATGAGGACTCCAGCTGGGCCACGctcagccagggcagccccaccGGCAGCTCCCCCGACGATGCAG ACTCCTTCTGGACCCGCAACTCCTTCGAAACGGACTCGGACCTGCCTGCGGGATGGATGCGGGTGCAGGACACCTCGGGCACCTATTACTGGCACATCCCCACCGGCACCACGCAGTGGGAGCCCCCCTCGGGGCTGGCCCGTGGCTCGGCCCCTGGCTCCCCGGGCATCACCCCCTCCGAGGAGCCACCG CTCGCCTGGACGGGCTTCGCCCCGGCTGAGCGCTTCGGAGAGGGGGATTTCTGGaag gaCCCTGCGGCGGACGAGGCAGATGATGAGCCTGGAGTGCAGGACACGGAGCCGCCGTCGCCGGGCCTGGCCTCGCCGGGCACTGG CGCGGCGCTGGCCGAGGAGGACAAGCTGGGCTCCAAG CGCTTTGCTGTGCGCTCACTGGGCTGGGTGGAGATGAGCGAGGACGAGCTGGCACCGGGCCGGAGCAGCATCGCTGTCAACAACTGCATCCGCCAGCTCTCCCTGCACCAGCGCGGCCCCCCTGGCTCCTGGGGGGAG GGCCGGgcgatgctgctgctgctggagagccaGACGCTGAAGCTGGTGGACCCGCAGGATCAATCCCTGCTGCACGCGCAGCCCGTGGCCAGCATCCGCGTCTGGGGTGTGGGGCGTGACAGTGGCAG GGACTTCGCCTACGTGGCCCGGGACCAGCTGACACAGATGCTGAAGTGCCATGTCTTTCGCTGTGAGAGCCCTGCCAAGAACATCGCCACCAGCCTGCATGAGGTCTGCTCCCAG ATCATGGTGGAGCGGCGAAGTGCCCGGGCCCTGGCTAATGGCCTCTCCATGGACCCCTCCAGGCTGGTGGAGATCCCCTTCCAGG TGGAGTTCCCGGCGCCCAAGAGCGAGGTGGTGCAGAAGTTCCCGGTGTGCTACCTGGGCTGCGTGCCCGTTGCCAAGCCTGTGG GCATGGACGTCATCAATGCAGCACTAGAGGCAGCACTAGCCACCAGCAGCAAGGAGCACTGGACCCCCATTGTGGTCAATGTGGCACCTGCCACGCTCACCATCATCCACGAGCAG ACGGAGGCGGTGCTGTGCGAGTGCCGCGTGCGGTTCCTGTCCTTCATGGGGGTGGGCCGGGATGTGCGCTCCTTCGCCTTCATCATGGCCAGCGCCCCGGGTGCCTTCCGCTGCCACATGGTCTGGTGTGAGCCCAACGCCGCTGGGCTGAGTGAGGCACTGCAGGCCGCCTGCATG CTGCGCTACCAGAAGTGCCTGGATGCCCGGCCCCAggcctccagctcctgcctgcccgcGCCGCCGGCTGACTCGGTGGCACGCCGGGTGGGCTCCTCCGTCCGCCGGGGCATGCAGACCCTCCTGGGCAGCCTGAAGCCCAAGCGCCTCGGGGCCCAGACGCCATGA
- the APBB1 gene encoding amyloid beta precursor protein binding family B member 1 isoform X3: MSPPPRASRSLWRILHPAGPGAVVSGCRGNAWSSPGADSFWTRNSFETDSDLPAGWMRVQDTSGTYYWHIPTGTTQWEPPSGLARGSAPGSPGITPSEEPPLAWTGFAPAERFGEGDFWKDPAADEADDEPGVQDTEPPSPGLASPGTGAALAEEDKLGSKRFAVRSLGWVEMSEDELAPGRSSIAVNNCIRQLSLHQRGPPGSWGEGRAMLLLLESQTLKLVDPQDQSLLHAQPVASIRVWGVGRDSGRDFAYVARDQLTQMLKCHVFRCESPAKNIATSLHEVCSQIMVERRSARALANGLSMDPSRLVEIPFQVEFPAPKSEVVQKFPVCYLGCVPVAKPVGMDVINAALEAALATSSKEHWTPIVVNVAPATLTIIHEQTEAVLCECRVRFLSFMGVGRDVRSFAFIMASAPGAFRCHMVWCEPNAAGLSEALQAACMLRYQKCLDARPQASSSCLPAPPADSVARRVGSSVRRGMQTLLGSLKPKRLGAQTP; this comes from the exons atgtccccgcccccccgcgcaTCCCGATCCCTCTGGCGCATCCTGCAtcccgccggccccggcgctgTCGTCAGCGGTTGCCGGGGAAACGCCTGGTCCAGCCCCGGCGCAG ACTCCTTCTGGACCCGCAACTCCTTCGAAACGGACTCGGACCTGCCTGCGGGATGGATGCGGGTGCAGGACACCTCGGGCACCTATTACTGGCACATCCCCACCGGCACCACGCAGTGGGAGCCCCCCTCGGGGCTGGCCCGTGGCTCGGCCCCTGGCTCCCCGGGCATCACCCCCTCCGAGGAGCCACCG CTCGCCTGGACGGGCTTCGCCCCGGCTGAGCGCTTCGGAGAGGGGGATTTCTGGaag gaCCCTGCGGCGGACGAGGCAGATGATGAGCCTGGAGTGCAGGACACGGAGCCGCCGTCGCCGGGCCTGGCCTCGCCGGGCACTGG CGCGGCGCTGGCCGAGGAGGACAAGCTGGGCTCCAAG CGCTTTGCTGTGCGCTCACTGGGCTGGGTGGAGATGAGCGAGGACGAGCTGGCACCGGGCCGGAGCAGCATCGCTGTCAACAACTGCATCCGCCAGCTCTCCCTGCACCAGCGCGGCCCCCCTGGCTCCTGGGGGGAG GGCCGGgcgatgctgctgctgctggagagccaGACGCTGAAGCTGGTGGACCCGCAGGATCAATCCCTGCTGCACGCGCAGCCCGTGGCCAGCATCCGCGTCTGGGGTGTGGGGCGTGACAGTGGCAG GGACTTCGCCTACGTGGCCCGGGACCAGCTGACACAGATGCTGAAGTGCCATGTCTTTCGCTGTGAGAGCCCTGCCAAGAACATCGCCACCAGCCTGCATGAGGTCTGCTCCCAG ATCATGGTGGAGCGGCGAAGTGCCCGGGCCCTGGCTAATGGCCTCTCCATGGACCCCTCCAGGCTGGTGGAGATCCCCTTCCAGG TGGAGTTCCCGGCGCCCAAGAGCGAGGTGGTGCAGAAGTTCCCGGTGTGCTACCTGGGCTGCGTGCCCGTTGCCAAGCCTGTGG GCATGGACGTCATCAATGCAGCACTAGAGGCAGCACTAGCCACCAGCAGCAAGGAGCACTGGACCCCCATTGTGGTCAATGTGGCACCTGCCACGCTCACCATCATCCACGAGCAG ACGGAGGCGGTGCTGTGCGAGTGCCGCGTGCGGTTCCTGTCCTTCATGGGGGTGGGCCGGGATGTGCGCTCCTTCGCCTTCATCATGGCCAGCGCCCCGGGTGCCTTCCGCTGCCACATGGTCTGGTGTGAGCCCAACGCCGCTGGGCTGAGTGAGGCACTGCAGGCCGCCTGCATG CTGCGCTACCAGAAGTGCCTGGATGCCCGGCCCCAggcctccagctcctgcctgcccgcGCCGCCGGCTGACTCGGTGGCACGCCGGGTGGGCTCCTCCGTCCGCCGGGGCATGCAGACCCTCCTGGGCAGCCTGAAGCCCAAGCGCCTCGGGGCCCAGACGCCATGA
- the APBB1 gene encoding amyloid beta precursor protein binding family B member 1 isoform X5, with the protein MRVQDTSGTYYWHIPTGTTQWEPPSGLARGSAPGSPGITPSEEPPLAWTGFAPAERFGEGDFWKDPAADEADDEPGVQDTEPPSPGLASPGTGAALAEEDKLGSKRFAVRSLGWVEMSEDELAPGRSSIAVNNCIRQLSLHQRGPPGSWGEGRAMLLLLESQTLKLVDPQDQSLLHAQPVASIRVWGVGRDSGRDFAYVARDQLTQMLKCHVFRCESPAKNIATSLHEVCSQIMVERRSARALANGLSMDPSRLVEIPFQVEFPAPKSEVVQKFPVCYLGCVPVAKPVGMDVINAALEAALATSSKEHWTPIVVNVAPATLTIIHEQTEAVLCECRVRFLSFMGVGRDVRSFAFIMASAPGAFRCHMVWCEPNAAGLSEALQAACMLRYQKCLDARPQASSSCLPAPPADSVARRVGSSVRRGMQTLLGSLKPKRLGAQTP; encoded by the exons ATGCGGGTGCAGGACACCTCGGGCACCTATTACTGGCACATCCCCACCGGCACCACGCAGTGGGAGCCCCCCTCGGGGCTGGCCCGTGGCTCGGCCCCTGGCTCCCCGGGCATCACCCCCTCCGAGGAGCCACCG CTCGCCTGGACGGGCTTCGCCCCGGCTGAGCGCTTCGGAGAGGGGGATTTCTGGaag gaCCCTGCGGCGGACGAGGCAGATGATGAGCCTGGAGTGCAGGACACGGAGCCGCCGTCGCCGGGCCTGGCCTCGCCGGGCACTGG CGCGGCGCTGGCCGAGGAGGACAAGCTGGGCTCCAAG CGCTTTGCTGTGCGCTCACTGGGCTGGGTGGAGATGAGCGAGGACGAGCTGGCACCGGGCCGGAGCAGCATCGCTGTCAACAACTGCATCCGCCAGCTCTCCCTGCACCAGCGCGGCCCCCCTGGCTCCTGGGGGGAG GGCCGGgcgatgctgctgctgctggagagccaGACGCTGAAGCTGGTGGACCCGCAGGATCAATCCCTGCTGCACGCGCAGCCCGTGGCCAGCATCCGCGTCTGGGGTGTGGGGCGTGACAGTGGCAG GGACTTCGCCTACGTGGCCCGGGACCAGCTGACACAGATGCTGAAGTGCCATGTCTTTCGCTGTGAGAGCCCTGCCAAGAACATCGCCACCAGCCTGCATGAGGTCTGCTCCCAG ATCATGGTGGAGCGGCGAAGTGCCCGGGCCCTGGCTAATGGCCTCTCCATGGACCCCTCCAGGCTGGTGGAGATCCCCTTCCAGG TGGAGTTCCCGGCGCCCAAGAGCGAGGTGGTGCAGAAGTTCCCGGTGTGCTACCTGGGCTGCGTGCCCGTTGCCAAGCCTGTGG GCATGGACGTCATCAATGCAGCACTAGAGGCAGCACTAGCCACCAGCAGCAAGGAGCACTGGACCCCCATTGTGGTCAATGTGGCACCTGCCACGCTCACCATCATCCACGAGCAG ACGGAGGCGGTGCTGTGCGAGTGCCGCGTGCGGTTCCTGTCCTTCATGGGGGTGGGCCGGGATGTGCGCTCCTTCGCCTTCATCATGGCCAGCGCCCCGGGTGCCTTCCGCTGCCACATGGTCTGGTGTGAGCCCAACGCCGCTGGGCTGAGTGAGGCACTGCAGGCCGCCTGCATG CTGCGCTACCAGAAGTGCCTGGATGCCCGGCCCCAggcctccagctcctgcctgcccgcGCCGCCGGCTGACTCGGTGGCACGCCGGGTGGGCTCCTCCGTCCGCCGGGGCATGCAGACCCTCCTGGGCAGCCTGAAGCCCAAGCGCCTCGGGGCCCAGACGCCATGA